A region of the Thioploca ingrica genome:
GAGCGAACCGAAACGAGTAGCGGATTATTAGGATCGCCAAAGAGTTTGCCGGTTGCTTTTTCGATACCCTGCATATATTGTTTCACGTCGTCCATTAAGCCTTCTGGCAAAGTTCTTTTGGCATCAGCAAGATACGTTAAGCAGGTCGCGGTCGTAATCACAAAACCGGGCGGGACATTAAGACCAATTTGGGTCATTTCACATAAATTAGCACCTTTTCCACCTAATAAATGTTTGTTTTTTCCATCGCCTTCGTTAAACGAATAGACGTATTTTTCAGGCATTATGTTCTCCTAGATCACATGGTTATCAACAAGATATCACTATTCAATTTTAATTCAATGAATGATATAACTAAAAATTAATAATACTTGGTTTAGAGGGTGATTGAGTATCAATTTTGCTTGTACTACTCATTGCAATCCTTGAAATATGGGCTAAAGATAGCTTGGCTTATTTTACAATGAATGTAACCAGGAGTGTTAAAGATTATGCTCCATAACCGTTTAAATCTTCTTAAAGGTATTGAGTAATAATAAGATATATTCCAAATTATGACTAAACTTATCCTTAAATGCCAATAACCCTATGGATTGCTGTTGAAGTCAATCTATTTTCCGGAGTTGATATCATCATGAAAAAAAGTACTCCTTTGTTAAAATACCAGGAATTGATAGCCGAAGTACATCGCCTCTTTGCTGAAAAGCAAACCGGTACCATATTTATTACGACCAGTGATAATCATTTAGTTCGCTTGGTTTTAAATAAAGGAGAAATTGTTCACTTGGTTTATGATACGAATTACCGTAGTTATGATGCCATTCCATTGCTCAAAAAGATTCAAGCGGGTCGATTACAATTTGCGAGGGGAATTTTCGAAGCTGCCAATGAAATCCCTTTACCACCCACGAAGGAACTTCTTTATGTGTTAAGTGGAAAGGGGGAGGAGAAAAACTTACTCACTTATTCTCCTAAAAAAGTTGATTCTCCATTTGAGGAAGTAATTATCCAAATTAAGCGAGCATTATCCAATCATATTGGGCCGATTGCTGCACTGATTTGTGACGAATATATTGAAAAAACCGGTGGGATTAACAACTTCAATGCCATTGATGCCTTGATTGATGATGTTGCTAAAGAAATTGGTGAACCGGATACTGAGCGGTTATTTAAAATCCAACTCAAAGATAAAATTGTTAAAAAAAATCTCATCTAGTTTTACAGCATTCCTTGTAAAATCAAGATACCTATTTTATCATTAATACAGTTAGGTATTATTCCAACGAGTGACTGGTTAGTGATAGTCCGGACTTGAACATAACTAGCTGGGTCATGCGATTGCTCGGTGTTATTAGAACTTATACCTTGATAACTAAAGTACTATAACCATTTTAATTTCCTCCTCTTTACTCAAAAAAAATACCGGTCGTGGCCAATCAAGCAATCTCCAACATTGGCATGAACTTCAGTAGGTAGTGAAGGTTTGTTGCTTTCTCTATGACCGGAAACATCATTATTGGCATTTTTCAGGTCTACTTTATTGATTATTAACACCTTCTCCAATTGGAATCGGGCGCATTACGGTTATTGCCTAACGCACCCGGTACAAAATCAATCCGTGATAACCAATGGCAAAGGTATTGTAATTATTAAATCATTTTAAAATTGAATTCATATTAATGCCTAAATTCTATAAACCACCTAAAATTAATCAATATGGAAAAAACCCCATCTTAGAGAAATAATTATGCTAAAAAAGCTTTATTTTATCGGTTGGTTAATGATATTAAGCAGCCAACCTCAAGCAGAAATCGTCACTGATGGCACATTAGGACAGCGTATTAATTTACCAGCACCTCACTATCAAATCACTCAAGATTTAGGTAAAACGATAGGTACCAATTTGTTTCATAGTTTTGAACAATTCAATCTTTATCCAGACGAAACCGCCACTTTTTCCGGTTCAGCCGAGATAAAAAATGTTATCAGTCGTGTCACCGGCGGTAATACGTCCATTATTGATGGCACGTTACGCAATACGATTCCTGATGCCAATACTTATTTGATTAATCCTTACGGTATCGTGTTTGGCCCTCATGCTAGATTAGACGTGCAAGGCGGTTTTCATGCCAGTACTGCCGATTACCTGCGGTTGCAGAACGGCGGAAAATTTAATGCACGTCAACCGGCTGACACGCTTTTAACCATAGCGCCGGTGGAAGCCTTTGGCTTTTTTACCGATTTACCTTCACCCTTGTTAGTGAACGGCAGTCAATTAGCGCTTCTCCCGCAACAAAATTTCTCCCTCATTGGTGGGAATCTTACTCTCACTCATGCTAACATCCAAGCGCCGCTAGGACAAATCACCTTGGCCAGCGTAACCCAACTCGGTGAGATTATTCCAACGGCTGATCAGTTGGTGAGGTCAGCTTTATCCGGTGACATTACGATTACCGACCAATCACGGTTGGAAGTCAGTGGTGAAGGGGGTGGAAATATTGTTATCCGGGGAGGACAATTGCTGATTAAGAATAGCCAAATTGATGCAAAAACGTTGGGAAATCAAACCGGACATTTCATTGATATTCAAGCTGATCAGATTACCATTTTAGACGGTGCCGAGATCAGCACTGAGACGAGTGGTAGTGGTAACAGTGCCGATATTAATCTGCAAGCGAAACAAGCCGTTATCGTAACTGGCAAAAATAGTGAAGGTGCTAACAGCAAAATTTTAGCCAGTTCTCGTAGCGAAGCCGCTAATGGAGGAAAAGCCGGCAATATTTCCATCCAAGCGGGAGAGATTTTGTTGGCTGATGATGCTTACCTCTCTGTAACTACTTTTGGAGGTGGACAAGGAGGACACATTGTTTTAAAAGCGACCGGAGCAGTTACGTTGTTAGCTGATGGAAACAAACCGTTGACGGAAATAGAGGCCGGTACGTTAAGTCAACAAGCTGGTGCTGGTAAAGGAGGGAGTGTGTTGATTGAGGCTAAAAATATCCTCTTAAAAGACGGTGCCATCATTGATATTGTTGCTCGTGGTAAAGGTGACGGTGGGCAGATGGTTCTACGTGCTAAGGAAAAAATCAGCTTAGTCGGTACGGGTGGTTCTTCCGCTAATTCTTCTAAGTTAAAGGCTTATGCAGAGGATAACAGTAATGGTGGTAATGCCGGTAATGTTTTATTGGAAGCAAAAGAAATTTGGCTGGCTGATGGTGCTTATATTAATGCGAGTACTTTTGGTATCGGTCAAGCGGGTTCGATTACCTTGCGAGCGCCTGGGGGGATTATCTCACTAACCGGCTCAAAAGATGAAGGATGGGCTACTTGGGTTGGTTCTGGTTCTCATGCCCGGGTTGAAGGAATTAAGACTGGCAAGGGTGGAAATGTGTTAGTGGAAGCCGGAGAATTGCAGCTCATTGGGGGAGCTAGCATTGGTAGCATTTCTGCAGCGGATAAAGAAAGACAAAGTAGTGAGGCTGGTAATATCACTATTCGCGTCACTGGGATAGTAAAATTATCCGGTGTCAATGCACATGGTGAAACGGAAGACGGTTTTGGTAGTGGTATTTATGTCCACACCCGCGGAGTAGAAGACAGTGCCGGCGACGGAGGAATGCTGGATTTAGAAGCGGGTAGTCTCATTATTGAGAACGGAGCCGTTATCTCCAGTAGCACTTCTGGAAATGCCAAAGGGGGAGATATTACCATTAAAGTCCGTGATGCTATTTTAATTAATGGTGACTCTTCAGCTATCAAACTCAATTCGCCTGGTGAAGTACAATTAACCTATAGAAAAGATTTCAACAAGACTGAACCGGACTACTCTATCAGTGGGATTTATGCTAAATCTTCTGGTTCTACTGATAGATCGGGTGAAGCTGGGCAAATTTTCATCTCCACGCCGATTCTTAAACTCAGTAATGGTGGAATGGTGAACACTTCTACTCAAAATGCGGGCGGGGGTAACATCACCATGAAGATTCCGCATTTAACTTACCTGCAAGCCGGTGAAATCACGACCAGTGTACACGGTGGTAAAGGGAATGGGGGTAATGTGACTATCGAAACTCCGCGCTTTACCGTGTTAGACAACTCCAGTATTGTTGCCCAAGCGGATAAAGGTTATGGTGGCAATATTCGTATCGTCGCCGAACATTTTTTAAAGTCATATGAAAGCTTAATCAGTGCTTCCTCCAGACTCGGAATTGATGGTGAAGTGATAATTCCTTTCTCGGATAAAACCATTAATGGCAACTTGCTCACTTTATCCTCAAATTTCGAGGACAATAGTCATCAATTGATTCCATGCCAAGGCAGTTTAGATGCCAAGCGCAGTCGCTTTAAAGTAAACCTCATAGAAGGTGTACCTGACTCGCCAGAAGATTTCCAAAGCAGTCACTCTTTCTATTAGAAAATAACTTAACTACCTAAAGCTCACCAACGGGTGAGAATTGTTTTCTTATTTTGCCATGCTGTTCAACTGAAACTAGGCCACTTTTTCTTTTAGAAATGAATTTTTCAACTCAATTTCTTAACTGATTGACTATCTTACTCATAAACTTAATCTCATTGGAGATAATCATCCTCTCATAAAATCTATCTGTCACTCTTATAAATAATCTTGTCTTGAACGCAAGTTAGTATTAGCAGACATCCCGCATTTATCAAAAAAGCGAATAGAAAATATGGCTAAATAAAGTTTGTGTCATAATTATCGTTATATTTTAACCCTAACCTATATAATTCTAAAGCTAGCTCAAATCATCATATCTAACCTTCTGGAGTGGAAAATGAGTTAATCAAAATAAAATTTGATTGGAAAAATGGAAAATAAGACAACCGGAATTAAGGCAACTACCCAAAAAGCTAAACTCCATAATAAATGTTTTTTAATAACAAATGCTATTATCCAGATAATAATAGTAACAATAGAATAACTTAAATACCATAATGGCTCAAAGGAACTAAATCCTTTGCCCGCTGCTAATAGTGGCCAATAAACGATTATCATATTCAGTAAACATCCGGCATTTATCAAAAAAGCGAGTAGATAGAGAATATGGCTGAGTAAAGTTTTTGTCATAATTACCCTTTATCTTAACCCTAACCTATACAATTCTAAAGCTAACTCAAATCGTCGTCTTTCACCTTCCGGTGTGGAGGGTGCATAATGAAAATGACCACTACCTTGAGCCATCTGGTTCCGAAGTTTAGGAACGCTAAGTGTTAATTCGATTCTGCTTATCCCCGCATAAATCGGATCACCATATTGAGTCAGATCTTTGACAATAACTTTTTTGATACGTGGATGATATCTTAGGATCTTAAGTAAATTAGCACTGATAGGCGAACCAATTAACACAAGATGATCAATTTGAGTACCGGTATTAGCATAATGAAAGGCGATCTGAGCAGCAACCAGGGAACCATAAGAATAGCCTATCAGGTTAAACTGATCACTATCCGTTTTAAAAATTCTTAACAGCAGGGGAAAATAAGGTTGGACATCACGCATGGCTAATACACCAATGACTGCATCGGGTAAAGTTCCAGCAGACCATTTTTCTCTATCAACATATTGAGCGGTTCGGATACCAGCCCTTCGTAACGCTTTAACCATATCAACAATGTATTCACCCTCTAAGCCAGCACCACCAAAATAAAGCGTACCCTTGATCAGGCTACCTAAAGAATAACAACATTCTCCCTTAAGCATATAGCTCACTTGAGGTTGCTTTGGGGAAGTACTATTTTTATTTGTGGTCACACTATTGGTTTTTGGTGGCATTTTTGGAATCTCTGATGAGATTTCTATTTTTCTAAAAATTAGGAACCATTACCTGGATAAAATGCCTCATCTAATAGTTGTTCTAATAAATAAGGACAAGTCGTTGGAAAAGTTTCTGGAGGTAAATTCGTCTCTTTCATAGCGGCTTTGAGCGCAAGCGGATAAGTATCATTTATCTTTTCAATTAATTGATATTTCAAACTGGGGCTATCCGCTAAAATTAAATTAATCTGTTCACGTTGTTCATCAATCGTTTGTTCCCAACTTCTGGAACGCTTTTCAGGTTGAAATGACCACTTTAAGAGATGCAGGAGTAGGATTTTAAACCGACTCATTAATTCGCGTTTATCGCGTTTTCCCATACTTTCCAGTTCTTCTGCTACTTGAAGGGCATCCATTTCGGCAAATCTTCCCTGTCGAATTAAGTTAGCATTATGCATAACCCAAGCATAGAAATCTTGGTCATAAGAATGGATAGTTGGCATCCTTAACTCACTTCTTCAATCCACGCCATTTGAATCGCTTCCAGAATTTTTTCCCCACCTCGTTTCGGATCATCATCGAAATCGTCCAGTTTACAAACCCATTGATGTAAATCGAGGAAGTTGACATATTGTGGATCAACTTCGGGAAATTGCTCTGCTAATTGAATTGCAATGGCTTGCGTGTCTATCCACTTGATACCCATTAATGCGACTCTCTCACTAAGTTGATAGTATATTTCGGAATGGCTATGGTTAAATCTTCATCAGCCACTTGGGCTTGACAACTGAGTCGAGATTGGGATTCTAAACCCCAGGCTTTATCGAGTAAATCTTCTTCTTGCTCAGTGGCTGGGGCTAAAGAGTCAAATCCTTGGCGAACAACGACATGACAAGTTGTACAAGCACATGATTTTTCACAAATATGCTCAATTTCAATGCCATGATTTAAAGCGGCTTCTAAAATACTCGTTCCGGGTTCGACTTCAATCACCGCACCATGGGGACATATTTCCTCATGAGGTAAAAAAGTTAACTGTGTCATTGAGGTGACTTCTCCATAAATTCATCAATTTTATGTCCGGTCATCGCCTTACGGATAGCAGAATCCATCCGCCGAGCAGCAAATTCTTGAGTGACTTCATCCAAAAGCTCGATACCCTGTTTGATAGCCTGAGCATCAGTTCCTTCTTTTACATTTAATAATGCTTCTAATGCAGTACTAATTTCTACAAATTCACTTTGTTTGAGCAACTTTTTACCATCAACTTTGAGAGCCGCTCGCAGCGCATTAATCACTCTATCCGCTTCGACTTGTTGTTCACGTAGGTAACGCGCAGCAATATCTGCTTGTGCATGTTCCAAGGAATCTTTTAGCATGCGTTCAATATCGCTATCTTGGAGTCCGTAAGAAGGTTTCACGGTAATCTCACTGTGAACACCACTGATTTCTTCTTGTGCGGAAACACTCAGTAAGCCATCGGCATC
Encoded here:
- a CDS encoding 2Fe-2S ferredoxin; the encoded protein is MTQLTFLPHEEICPHGAVIEVEPGTSILEAALNHGIEIEHICEKSCACTTCHVVVRQGFDSLAPATEQEEDLLDKAWGLESQSRLSCQAQVADEDLTIAIPKYTINLVRESH
- a CDS encoding filamentous hemagglutinin family domain-containing protein, with the protein product MLKKLYFIGWLMILSSQPQAEIVTDGTLGQRINLPAPHYQITQDLGKTIGTNLFHSFEQFNLYPDETATFSGSAEIKNVISRVTGGNTSIIDGTLRNTIPDANTYLINPYGIVFGPHARLDVQGGFHASTADYLRLQNGGKFNARQPADTLLTIAPVEAFGFFTDLPSPLLVNGSQLALLPQQNFSLIGGNLTLTHANIQAPLGQITLASVTQLGEIIPTADQLVRSALSGDITITDQSRLEVSGEGGGNIVIRGGQLLIKNSQIDAKTLGNQTGHFIDIQADQITILDGAEISTETSGSGNSADINLQAKQAVIVTGKNSEGANSKILASSRSEAANGGKAGNISIQAGEILLADDAYLSVTTFGGGQGGHIVLKATGAVTLLADGNKPLTEIEAGTLSQQAGAGKGGSVLIEAKNILLKDGAIIDIVARGKGDGGQMVLRAKEKISLVGTGGSSANSSKLKAYAEDNSNGGNAGNVLLEAKEIWLADGAYINASTFGIGQAGSITLRAPGGIISLTGSKDEGWATWVGSGSHARVEGIKTGKGGNVLVEAGELQLIGGASIGSISAADKERQSSEAGNITIRVTGIVKLSGVNAHGETEDGFGSGIYVHTRGVEDSAGDGGMLDLEAGSLIIENGAVISSSTSGNAKGGDITIKVRDAILINGDSSAIKLNSPGEVQLTYRKDFNKTEPDYSISGIYAKSSGSTDRSGEAGQIFISTPILKLSNGGMVNTSTQNAGGGNITMKIPHLTYLQAGEITTSVHGGKGNGGNVTIETPRFTVLDNSSIVAQADKGYGGNIRIVAEHFLKSYESLISASSRLGIDGEVIIPFSDKTINGNLLTLSSNFEDNSHQLIPCQGSLDAKRSRFKVNLIEGVPDSPEDFQSSHSFY